In Chryseobacterium lactis, a single genomic region encodes these proteins:
- a CDS encoding MFS transporter, producing the protein MTSKLSHISLPLKLSFLIFSMVLNCMGLVILQLAEAKITYSELGFLESFKDLPIAFISLFAVSFINKTGTKKALILALIIVGFCSCLLPFIADFWFYKVWFAIIGACFAIGKICVFGIIRNNISDEKSLAKTMSNVEASFMIGIFVVNTGFGWVISSQYAEFWKFGFLMIAVLSAVTIFLLVKADISESKPLENKNIISELSGFTKPAVLLFLAVIFSIVFVEQGFNSWLPSFYKNHLKVNSFFALQATSFLALFSYAGRTITANVIRRFPLHGYYISCMSFIVTLLIIIVGIQYFESEDSRLILFLFPVIGLFLSPLYPVINSKMIAQVDKDKINLFTSLIVIFSSLGSSVSSIIMAILFEKQLLHLYPLYILSSVILLFVISLIYFNVSKKKI; encoded by the coding sequence ATGACCTCCAAGCTTTCTCATATTTCACTTCCGCTCAAACTTAGTTTTCTTATTTTTTCGATGGTTTTAAACTGTATGGGCCTTGTCATTTTGCAGCTTGCTGAGGCCAAAATCACTTATAGTGAACTGGGATTTTTAGAATCATTCAAAGATTTACCTATTGCTTTTATTTCTCTTTTTGCGGTAAGCTTCATTAATAAAACGGGAACCAAAAAAGCACTTATCTTGGCATTAATCATTGTCGGATTTTGTTCCTGTCTCCTTCCCTTCATCGCTGACTTTTGGTTTTATAAAGTCTGGTTTGCTATTATTGGAGCTTGTTTTGCCATCGGTAAAATTTGTGTATTCGGGATTATCCGGAATAATATTTCGGATGAAAAATCACTGGCAAAAACAATGAGCAATGTTGAAGCGTCATTCATGATTGGAATTTTTGTAGTGAATACCGGCTTTGGCTGGGTGATTTCCAGTCAATATGCCGAATTCTGGAAATTCGGATTTTTAATGATTGCCGTTTTATCTGCTGTAACGATATTTTTGCTTGTAAAGGCTGACATTTCAGAATCTAAGCCACTGGAAAATAAAAACATCATTTCTGAACTATCGGGATTTACCAAACCTGCCGTACTCCTGTTTCTGGCCGTTATTTTTTCCATTGTTTTTGTTGAACAGGGATTCAATTCATGGCTTCCTTCTTTTTATAAAAATCATCTGAAGGTCAATTCATTTTTTGCTTTGCAGGCGACTTCTTTTTTAGCATTATTTTCTTATGCAGGAAGGACCATTACAGCAAATGTTATCCGTAGATTTCCATTACATGGCTATTATATTTCATGTATGTCTTTCATTGTAACTTTACTGATTATTATTGTTGGTATACAATATTTTGAGTCGGAAGACTCCAGGTTAATTCTCTTTTTATTTCCGGTAATTGGATTATTTTTATCACCGCTCTATCCGGTCATCAACTCCAAAATGATTGCACAGGTTGATAAGGATAAAATTAATCTTTTCACCTCCCTGATTGTCATTTTTTCATCTTTAGGTAGCTCTGTCAGTTCTATTATTATGGCAATTTTATTTGAAAAACAACTTTTACACCTATATCCTTTATACATTTTATCTTCTGTAATTCTACTATTTGTGATTAGTTTGATATATTTTAATGTATCGAAAAAGAAAATATAG
- a CDS encoding NUDIX hydrolase has protein sequence MKIKDTKSKETLRELIDTKDFVAHISVDCTIFGFHNNILKVLLLKYHDLDLWSLPGGFVFNDEDLREAAERVLYERTQLKDLFLKQFHTFGRIDRTENNVHQILLKNKGIEVPGEHWIFQRFVTVGYCSLIDFSLANTFPDAFNESCEWFEVSKLPKMAFDHDRIIETGLEYLRMNINTEVAASNLLPEKFTMKDLQSLYETILGQKFRRNNFQRKILSLNILDRLEKLYDGSANKAPYLYKFKTKVHNATNQYPISNDEEV, from the coding sequence ATGAAAATCAAAGACACAAAAAGCAAAGAAACACTTCGGGAACTGATCGACACCAAAGATTTTGTCGCCCATATATCAGTGGACTGCACCATATTCGGGTTTCATAATAATATTTTGAAGGTATTGCTTTTGAAATATCATGACCTTGATTTGTGGTCGCTTCCGGGTGGTTTTGTTTTCAATGATGAAGATCTGCGGGAAGCTGCGGAGAGAGTTCTGTATGAAAGAACCCAACTTAAAGACTTATTTTTAAAACAATTTCATACGTTTGGAAGAATAGACCGTACCGAAAACAATGTTCACCAGATTCTTCTTAAAAATAAGGGAATTGAAGTTCCCGGGGAGCACTGGATTTTTCAGCGATTCGTTACAGTCGGCTATTGCAGTCTGATCGATTTCTCGTTGGCCAATACTTTTCCGGACGCATTCAATGAAAGCTGTGAATGGTTTGAAGTGAGCAAACTGCCTAAAATGGCATTTGATCACGACAGAATTATAGAAACTGGTCTTGAATATTTAAGAATGAATATCAACACTGAAGTTGCAGCCAGCAACCTTCTTCCTGAAAAGTTTACGATGAAAGACCTTCAGTCTCTTTATGAAACTATTTTAGGACAAAAATTCAGAAGAAATAATTTCCAGCGAAAAATTTTAAGTTTAAATATTCTGGACCGGTTAGAAAAGCTCTATGACGGTTCTGCCAATAAGGCTCCTTACCTGTATAAATTCAAAACTAAAGTTCACAATGCTACCAATCAGTACCCTATCTCAAATGATGAGGAAGTCTGA